A stretch of Phoenix dactylifera cultivar Barhee BC4 chromosome 16, palm_55x_up_171113_PBpolish2nd_filt_p, whole genome shotgun sequence DNA encodes these proteins:
- the LOC103700914 gene encoding cytochrome P450 81Q32-like translates to MTLLLNNPEALKKVRDEIDAQVANHVRLLEESDLSNLPYLQYVITETLRLYPVVPLMLPHESSQECNVGGFHISRGTMLLVNAYSVNRDPKVWEEPARFMPERFEGAKGEGKLMIPFGMGRRRCPGEGLAMRVVGLALGALIQCFEWERTGKEEVDMAEGSGLSMPKAIPLEAMYRPRQIMLDTLEKL, encoded by the coding sequence ATGACTCTCCTCCTCAACAATCCAGAAGCGTTGAAGAAGGTGAGGGACGAGATTGACGCTCAAGTAGCAAATCATGTCCGCCTGCTGGAGGAATCAGATCTCTCCAATCTTCCTTACCTCCAGTACGTCATCACCGAAACTCTTCGGTTGTACCCAGTAGTCCCACTCATGCTGCCTCATGAATCATCCCAAGAGTGCAACGTGGGAGGTTTTCATATTTCACGCGGAACGATGCTGCTGGTCAATGCATACTCAGTTAACAGGGACCCCAAGGTATGGGAGGAGCCTGCAAGGTTCATGCCGGAAAGATTTGAGGGTGCGAAAGGGGAAGGGAAGTTGATGATCCCCTTTGGGATGGGAAGGAGAAGGTGCCCGGGTGAAGGCCTTGCAATGAGGGTGGTTGGCCTAGCATTGGGAGCCTTGATCCAGTGCTTTGAGTGGGAAAGAACTGGAAAGGAGGAGGTGGACATGGCAGAAGGCTCGGGTCTATCTATGCCCAAGGCTATTCCTCTAGAGGCCATGTATCGGCCACGCCAAATCATGCTGGATACTCTCGAGAAACTCTGA